A part of Gramella sp. MAR_2010_147 genomic DNA contains:
- the ilvB gene encoding biosynthetic-type acetolactate synthase large subunit, whose translation MQVKTASFEKVSTKETSTVSGAEAVIKCLLEEGVETIYGYPGGAIMPVYDELYKYQKEIHHVLTRHEQGATHAAQGYARVSGKVGVAIATSGPGATNLVTGIADAQIDSTPMVCITGQVGSHLLGSDAFQETDIVGISTPITKWNYQVTKAEEIPEVIAKAFYIAKSGRPGPVLVDITKDAQFASLEFSYKKCSGIRSYKPIPELNLLEVERAAELINNAKKPMIVWGQGVILGGAEELLKAVVEKAGIPAAWTILGLSALPTEHPLNVGMVGMHGNYAPNMLTNECDVLIAIGMRFDDRVTGNLEKYAKQAKVIHFEIDPAEINKNVKADYPVLGDVKESLKALLELLEPNSHKEWHQKFKDMYKTEFEKVIKGNLDINKRDMGMAEVIQQINKQSNGDAIIVSDVGQHQMAACRYAKFNGTRSNVTSGGLGTMGFALPAAIGAKMAKPERDVVAIIGDGGYQMTIQELGTIFQTKVPVKIVLLNNGFLGMVRQWQQMFFDKRYASTTMINPDFITIAKGYHIEAKEVSERSQLKDAVKEMMESDEAYFLEVKVEQEENVFPMIPTGAAVSDILLE comes from the coding sequence ATGCAGGTTAAAACAGCAAGTTTCGAAAAGGTTAGTACAAAGGAAACCTCGACTGTGTCGGGAGCCGAAGCGGTGATTAAATGTTTGCTTGAAGAAGGTGTAGAAACTATTTATGGTTATCCGGGAGGGGCGATCATGCCCGTCTATGATGAACTGTACAAATATCAAAAAGAAATTCATCACGTCCTTACCAGACATGAACAGGGCGCTACACATGCTGCTCAGGGTTATGCGAGGGTATCTGGGAAAGTAGGGGTAGCCATTGCCACTTCAGGTCCGGGCGCCACAAACCTGGTCACAGGAATTGCTGATGCCCAGATAGATTCCACACCAATGGTTTGTATCACTGGCCAGGTAGGTTCTCATTTACTGGGAAGCGATGCTTTTCAGGAAACCGATATTGTGGGTATTTCAACTCCTATTACAAAATGGAATTATCAGGTTACGAAAGCCGAAGAAATTCCGGAAGTGATCGCGAAAGCTTTTTATATAGCAAAATCAGGAAGACCGGGACCTGTACTTGTAGATATCACTAAGGATGCTCAGTTTGCCTCATTGGAATTCAGTTACAAGAAATGTTCAGGAATAAGAAGTTATAAACCTATTCCTGAATTGAACCTTCTCGAAGTAGAAAGAGCTGCCGAATTGATCAATAATGCGAAAAAACCAATGATCGTTTGGGGGCAGGGAGTAATCCTTGGCGGCGCAGAAGAACTTCTAAAAGCGGTAGTTGAAAAAGCTGGAATTCCTGCTGCCTGGACCATTTTGGGACTTTCTGCATTGCCAACAGAGCATCCGCTAAATGTGGGAATGGTAGGAATGCATGGCAATTATGCACCCAATATGCTTACCAACGAATGTGATGTTTTGATTGCTATCGGGATGCGTTTCGATGATCGGGTTACCGGAAATTTAGAGAAATACGCGAAACAGGCAAAAGTGATTCATTTTGAGATTGATCCTGCAGAGATCAATAAAAATGTAAAAGCAGATTATCCTGTTTTAGGTGACGTAAAAGAAAGCCTGAAGGCATTGCTTGAACTTTTAGAACCTAACTCCCATAAGGAATGGCATCAGAAGTTCAAGGATATGTACAAAACAGAATTTGAAAAGGTCATTAAGGGGAACCTCGACATTAACAAGAGGGATATGGGTATGGCTGAAGTGATCCAGCAGATCAATAAGCAGTCTAATGGAGATGCGATCATCGTTTCAGATGTTGGTCAGCATCAAATGGCGGCTTGCCGTTATGCTAAATTCAACGGAACAAGAAGCAATGTGACTTCCGGCGGATTGGGAACCATGGGCTTTGCCCTTCCAGCAGCTATTGGCGCGAAAATGGCCAAACCCGAAAGAGATGTTGTCGCTATAATTGGTGATGGTGGTTACCAGATGACCATCCAGGAATTGGGAACTATTTTTCAAACAAAAGTTCCGGTGAAAATCGTGCTTTTAAATAATGGTTTTCTGGGAATGGTAAGACAGTGGCAGCAAATGTTTTTCGACAAAAGATATGCTTCCACCACGATGATAAATCCAGACTTTATAACGATTGCTAAAGGATATCATATCGAAGCGAAAGAGGTTAGCGAGAGAAGTCAGTTAAAAGACGCGGTAAAGGAAATGATGGAAAGCGATGAGGCCTATTTCCTTGAAGTGAAAGTTGAACAGGAAGAAAATGTATTCCCAATGATCCCAACGGGAGCAGCAGTTTCAGATATATTATTAGAGTAA
- the ilvN gene encoding acetolactate synthase small subunit yields MEKQNYTVSIYTENNLGLLSRIAAIFLKRHINIESITASPSEVNEVMRFIIVVNVTEEQIKKIVGQIEKQIEVIKAFYHTDEETIYQETALYKIKSEDFLDDHNIQDFIKETNARIVTVTKKFFVIEKTGKRTEVDALYEKLKPYGLMQFVRSGTIAVTKNEMPISGILEKFNTTNSLS; encoded by the coding sequence ATGGAAAAGCAGAATTATACAGTTTCAATCTATACCGAAAATAATCTTGGATTACTTTCCAGGATTGCGGCGATATTTTTGAAAAGACATATCAATATTGAAAGTATTACCGCTTCGCCCAGCGAAGTAAATGAGGTAATGCGGTTTATCATTGTGGTAAATGTTACCGAAGAACAGATCAAAAAGATCGTTGGACAAATAGAAAAACAGATAGAAGTGATCAAAGCCTTTTATCATACCGACGAGGAAACGATCTATCAGGAAACTGCACTTTATAAGATCAAATCTGAAGATTTTCTGGACGATCATAACATACAGGATTTTATAAAAGAAACCAATGCCCGTATTGTAACTGTGACCAAGAAATTCTTTGTGATAGAAAAAACAGGAAAACGTACAGAGGTAGATGCGCTCTACGAAAAACTAAAACCTTACGGTTTAATGCAATTCGTAAGATCTGGAACTATTGCAGTGACCAAAAATGAAATGCCTATATCAGGAATATTAGAAAAATTTAATACCACAAACTCATTATCATGA
- a CDS encoding GNAT family N-acetyltransferase translates to MKIIIANNSHASYAEIICNTIEESAKVRGTGIARRTPEYIIEKMEKGNAVIALEDEKFAGFCYIETWSHDKYVANSGLIVHPAFRNHGLAKEIKNVIFEHSRTKYPNAKIFGITTGLAVMKINYELGYQPVTFSELTDDETFWKGCQGCKNYDILTRTERKMCLCTGMLYDPEKKKESKKFEKPKSISKFNEKAFQRLKHIKQTLFYKKEKAKK, encoded by the coding sequence ATGAAAATTATCATTGCTAATAATTCTCATGCTTCTTACGCAGAGATCATTTGTAATACAATCGAAGAGTCGGCGAAAGTCCGTGGGACAGGTATTGCCCGTAGAACTCCTGAGTATATCATTGAAAAGATGGAAAAAGGGAATGCCGTGATCGCTTTGGAAGATGAAAAGTTTGCCGGCTTCTGTTACATAGAAACCTGGAGCCATGATAAATATGTGGCGAATTCCGGACTTATAGTGCACCCCGCTTTTAGAAATCACGGCCTGGCCAAGGAGATCAAAAATGTGATTTTTGAACATTCAAGAACAAAGTATCCTAATGCTAAAATTTTTGGTATTACAACGGGTTTAGCCGTAATGAAGATCAATTATGAATTGGGATACCAACCGGTAACTTTTTCAGAATTGACTGATGACGAAACTTTTTGGAAGGGTTGCCAGGGCTGTAAGAACTATGATATTCTTACCAGGACTGAACGTAAAATGTGTCTTTGCACAGGAATGTTGTATGATCCCGAGAAGAAAAAAGAATCTAAGAAATTTGAAAAACCTAAGAGCATAAGCAAGTTCAATGAAAAAGCATTTCAGAGATTAAAACATATAAAACAAACGCTTTTTTATAAAAAGGAGAAGGCTAAAAAATAA
- the argC gene encoding N-acetyl-gamma-glutamyl-phosphate reductase: MIEAGIIGGAGYTAGELIRILLNHPEVNLNFVFSTSQSGKAVNTIHQDLIGDTEITFSDKINKEADVVFLCLGHGNSKKFLAENQFSKKTKIVDLSTDFRMKAEDNSFVYGLPELNKEQIKKAGFIANPGCFATAITLAILPLAEKGLLKDDVHVNAVTGATGAGTSLSATTHFTWRDNNYSAYKSFEHQHLHEIGQSLKQLQPEYKAEVNFIPNRGNFSRGIHATAYTRFSGDLEEAKKIYKEYYKDAAFTFITDEDLHLKQVVNTNKCLLRLQKFGSKLLITSVVDNLLKGASGQAVHNMNLMFGLEEKLGLGLKASYF, from the coding sequence ATGATCGAGGCAGGAATTATAGGAGGCGCAGGATATACCGCTGGAGAACTGATCAGGATTTTACTAAATCATCCTGAAGTGAATCTTAATTTTGTCTTTAGTACTTCCCAATCTGGAAAAGCGGTAAATACTATTCATCAGGATTTAATTGGTGATACTGAAATCACGTTTTCAGATAAGATCAATAAAGAAGCTGATGTTGTTTTTCTTTGTCTTGGACATGGGAATTCTAAGAAATTCCTGGCTGAAAATCAATTTTCAAAAAAGACGAAGATCGTCGATCTGAGTACCGATTTCAGGATGAAAGCTGAAGACAATTCTTTTGTTTACGGACTTCCGGAATTAAATAAAGAACAAATAAAAAAAGCCGGTTTTATTGCAAATCCGGGATGTTTCGCCACCGCGATCACCCTGGCAATCCTTCCGCTTGCTGAAAAGGGATTGTTGAAAGATGATGTTCATGTAAATGCAGTGACCGGGGCTACGGGAGCTGGAACTTCGCTTTCGGCAACGACACATTTTACCTGGAGGGACAATAATTATTCAGCTTATAAATCTTTTGAGCATCAGCATTTACATGAAATTGGCCAGAGTTTAAAACAATTACAACCAGAGTATAAGGCTGAAGTCAACTTTATTCCGAATAGAGGGAATTTTTCCCGGGGAATTCATGCCACTGCCTATACCAGGTTTTCAGGAGATCTGGAAGAAGCAAAAAAAATATATAAGGAATATTATAAAGACGCGGCTTTCACTTTTATAACCGATGAGGATCTTCATTTGAAGCAGGTTGTAAATACAAATAAATGTTTATTGAGGTTGCAGAAGTTTGGCAGTAAATTACTGATCACCAGCGTGGTGGATAATTTGCTCAAAGGGGCTTCGGGGCAGGCGGTTCATAACATGAACCTGATGTTTGGATTAGAAGAGAAGCTCGGGTTAGGATTAAAAGCTAGTTATTTTTAA
- the ilvC gene encoding ketol-acid reductoisomerase, giving the protein MTNYFNSLSKAEKLDQLGTCRFMELDEFSDGAEVLYGKKIIIVGCGAQGLNQGLNMRDSGLDISYALREGAIKEKRQSWKNATENDFAVGTYQELIPEADLVINLTPDKQHTLVIKAIQPFLKKGAVLSYSHGFNIVEEGMKIREDITVIMVAPKCPGSEVREEYKRGFGVPTLIAVHPENDPKGIGLDWAKAYAYATGGHRAGVLESSFVAEVKSDLMGEQTILCGVLQTGSILTFDKMVAEGVDKNYAAKLIQCGWETITEALKHGGITQMMDRLSDPAKLRAYDISEELKAKMRPLFQKHMDDIISGEFSSRMMKDWANDDKELHTWRAETENTAFEKTEATSEQISEQEYFDKGVLLVAFVKSGVELAFETMVDAGIIEESAYYESLHETPLIANTIARKKLYEMNRVISDTAEYGCYLFDHAAKPLIKDYVNSLEPEVAGKRFDSEIEVNDQKLEKVNVKVRNHPVEEVGAKLRSAMTAMKKIYA; this is encoded by the coding sequence ATGACCAATTATTTTAATAGCCTTTCTAAAGCTGAAAAACTAGATCAATTAGGAACCTGTAGATTCATGGAGTTAGATGAATTCAGCGATGGAGCAGAAGTACTTTATGGTAAGAAAATAATCATCGTTGGCTGCGGTGCGCAGGGTCTTAATCAGGGACTTAATATGCGCGACAGCGGTCTAGATATTTCATATGCTTTAAGGGAAGGAGCGATCAAAGAGAAAAGACAATCCTGGAAGAATGCTACCGAAAATGATTTTGCCGTCGGTACCTACCAGGAACTAATCCCGGAAGCAGATCTTGTGATCAATCTAACTCCAGATAAACAGCATACTTTGGTCATTAAAGCTATTCAGCCATTTCTGAAAAAAGGAGCGGTGCTTTCTTACTCCCATGGTTTTAATATTGTGGAAGAAGGCATGAAGATCCGGGAAGATATTACCGTGATTATGGTAGCACCTAAATGCCCGGGTTCTGAGGTTCGTGAAGAATATAAAAGAGGATTTGGTGTACCAACTTTAATTGCAGTGCATCCTGAAAATGATCCAAAAGGGATTGGTCTGGATTGGGCCAAAGCCTATGCCTATGCTACCGGAGGCCATAGAGCTGGGGTGCTTGAATCTTCCTTCGTGGCAGAGGTAAAATCAGATCTTATGGGAGAGCAAACCATTCTTTGTGGTGTATTGCAAACCGGCTCAATTTTAACCTTTGACAAAATGGTTGCTGAAGGGGTAGATAAGAATTATGCTGCAAAACTCATCCAGTGTGGCTGGGAAACTATTACTGAAGCTTTAAAGCACGGCGGAATCACCCAGATGATGGATAGACTTTCAGATCCTGCTAAATTGAGAGCGTATGATATTTCTGAAGAATTAAAGGCTAAAATGCGCCCGCTTTTTCAGAAGCATATGGATGATATTATTTCCGGGGAATTCAGTAGCCGAATGATGAAAGACTGGGCTAATGATGATAAGGAATTACATACCTGGAGAGCTGAAACTGAAAACACTGCCTTTGAAAAGACCGAAGCAACCTCTGAACAGATCTCTGAACAGGAATATTTCGATAAAGGAGTCCTGCTGGTCGCTTTTGTAAAATCGGGAGTAGAACTGGCTTTTGAAACTATGGTAGATGCCGGGATCATCGAAGAATCAGCTTATTATGAATCTCTACATGAAACTCCGCTTATTGCCAATACCATTGCCAGGAAGAAATTATATGAGATGAACCGGGTGATCTCAGATACGGCCGAATATGGTTGTTATCTATTTGATCATGCTGCGAAGCCTTTAATAAAGGATTATGTAAATTCCCTGGAGCCTGAAGTAGCTGGTAAACGATTCGATTCAGAAATAGAAGTAAATGACCAGAAACTTGAGAAAGTGAATGTTAAAGTAAGAAATCATCCTGTTGAGGAAGTCGGAGCGAAATTGAGATCTGCAATGACCGCAATGAAGAAAATATACGCGTAA
- the ilvA gene encoding threonine ammonia-lyase IlvA translates to MDTLLEKDRIYRPSLESVKQAAERISKVVLKTPLAESFTYSNKFRANVMLKREDLQQVRSYKIRGAYNKISSLTHEQHEKGVICASAGNHAQGVAFACNKLKVKGVIYMPGTTPKQKVEQTRMFGGEWVEVVLKGDTYDDSFKSAMKQMHEQGLVFIHPFDDEKVIEGQATIALEILEQSDEPIDYIFAPLGGGGLLAGVSSMIKELSPNTKIIGIEPEGAPSMKTSLKEGRVIELENIERFVDGASVQKVGSRNFAICRENLDDMITVPEGKICQTILDLYNQDAIVVEPAGAMAISALDSYAEEIQGKNVVCIVSGSNNDIIRMAEIKERALLYSGLKHYFVITFPQRAGALKEFVAKVLGPNDDITHFEYSKKHNRSNGPAVVGIELKDPNDFEPLVDRMKKKNFYGEYLNDNPNLFQFLI, encoded by the coding sequence ATGGATACTTTGCTGGAAAAAGATAGAATATACAGACCTAGTTTAGAATCCGTTAAACAGGCAGCGGAAAGAATTTCCAAAGTAGTTTTAAAAACACCTTTGGCTGAGTCTTTTACTTATAGTAATAAATTTCGGGCGAATGTGATGCTGAAGCGCGAAGATTTGCAACAGGTAAGATCTTATAAGATTCGTGGGGCGTATAATAAAATTTCCAGCTTAACACACGAACAGCATGAAAAAGGTGTTATTTGCGCCAGCGCCGGGAATCATGCTCAGGGTGTAGCCTTTGCCTGCAACAAGTTGAAGGTAAAAGGAGTTATATATATGCCGGGGACTACGCCAAAACAAAAGGTGGAACAAACCAGAATGTTTGGTGGCGAATGGGTTGAGGTTGTACTTAAAGGAGATACTTACGACGACTCGTTTAAAAGTGCGATGAAGCAAATGCATGAGCAGGGACTGGTCTTTATTCATCCGTTTGACGATGAAAAGGTAATTGAAGGTCAGGCGACCATCGCATTGGAAATCCTGGAACAATCAGATGAACCTATAGATTATATTTTCGCGCCATTAGGGGGAGGCGGATTGCTGGCCGGTGTATCTTCCATGATCAAGGAACTATCCCCGAATACTAAAATTATTGGTATTGAGCCGGAAGGCGCTCCTTCTATGAAGACTTCTTTGAAGGAGGGAAGAGTAATAGAGTTGGAAAATATTGAACGTTTTGTAGATGGAGCTTCCGTTCAGAAAGTAGGATCCCGGAATTTTGCCATCTGTAGAGAGAATCTTGATGATATGATCACGGTTCCTGAGGGGAAGATTTGCCAGACGATATTAGATCTTTATAATCAGGATGCGATTGTCGTGGAACCGGCGGGTGCAATGGCGATTTCTGCATTAGATTCTTATGCAGAAGAGATCCAAGGTAAGAATGTGGTTTGTATCGTTAGTGGCAGTAATAATGATATCATCAGGATGGCTGAAATTAAGGAGAGAGCTTTGCTTTATTCTGGATTAAAGCACTATTTCGTGATCACTTTTCCGCAGAGAGCGGGAGCTTTAAAGGAGTTTGTGGCTAAAGTTCTTGGACCAAATGACGATATCACTCATTTTGAATATTCAAAAAAACACAACAGGTCTAACGGACCGGCAGTAGTGGGAATTGAATTAAAGGATCCTAATGACTTCGAACCACTGGTAGACAGGATGAAAAAGAAAAATTTTTATGGGGAGTACTTGAACGATAATCCAAATTTATTCCAATTTTTAATTTAG
- the argG gene encoding argininosuccinate synthase codes for MKKVVIAYSGGLDTSYCAKYLSEEEGFEVHAASVNTGGFSEEEIQKIGDNAKKIGATSYKNIDAISSFYQKVVKYLIFGNVLKNDTYPLSVSAERIIQAIEIVNYAKNIGAEYIAHGSTGAGNDQVRFDMIFQIIAPKIKIITPIRDKQLSRQEEIEYLKSKGVEMNWEKAKYSINKGLWGTSVGGAETLTSEKALPEEAYPSQLKEKEPKQVTLSFTKGELTAINGKENAPEKNIEILENIASKYAIGRDIHVGDTIIGIKGRVGFEAAAALITIKAHHLLEKHTLSKWQLQHKDYTSNWYGMHLHEGLYLDPVMRDFEAQLQSSQEKVSGDVFVTLQPYTFTLDGIKSPNDLMNSSFGNYGEENKAWTADDAKGFIKILSNSGKIYQHVNQDS; via the coding sequence ATGAAAAAAGTAGTGATAGCATATAGCGGAGGTCTGGATACCTCTTACTGCGCGAAATATTTATCTGAGGAAGAAGGTTTTGAGGTTCATGCAGCGAGTGTAAATACCGGAGGATTTTCAGAGGAAGAGATTCAGAAGATTGGTGATAATGCCAAAAAGATTGGAGCAACTAGTTATAAGAATATCGATGCGATCTCATCTTTCTATCAGAAAGTGGTAAAATATCTGATTTTTGGGAATGTCCTCAAAAATGATACTTATCCATTGTCGGTTAGTGCAGAAAGAATTATTCAGGCCATTGAGATCGTAAACTATGCAAAAAATATCGGTGCAGAATATATCGCTCATGGAAGCACTGGCGCTGGAAATGATCAGGTTAGATTTGATATGATCTTTCAAATTATTGCGCCGAAAATTAAGATTATTACGCCTATAAGAGATAAACAATTGAGCAGGCAGGAAGAGATAGAATACCTTAAAAGTAAAGGCGTTGAAATGAACTGGGAAAAAGCGAAATATTCAATTAATAAAGGTCTTTGGGGTACCAGTGTTGGCGGAGCAGAAACCTTAACTTCAGAAAAAGCTTTACCGGAAGAAGCTTATCCTTCACAATTGAAGGAGAAAGAGCCAAAACAGGTTACACTGAGTTTTACCAAAGGAGAACTTACAGCGATTAATGGAAAAGAAAATGCTCCGGAAAAGAATATAGAAATTCTGGAAAATATCGCTTCAAAATATGCCATTGGCAGGGATATTCATGTGGGCGACACGATCATTGGAATTAAAGGAAGGGTGGGTTTTGAAGCAGCCGCTGCCTTGATCACCATTAAAGCCCATCATTTACTGGAAAAGCATACGCTTAGTAAATGGCAGTTACAGCATAAGGATTATACTTCCAACTGGTACGGGATGCATTTACATGAAGGACTATACCTTGATCCCGTAATGCGTGATTTTGAAGCTCAATTACAAAGTTCTCAGGAAAAAGTAAGCGGAGATGTTTTTGTCACTCTGCAACCTTATACATTCACTCTGGACGGAATTAAATCTCCTAACGACCTTATGAACAGCAGTTTTGGGAACTATGGTGAAGAAAATAAAGCCTGGACGGCAGATGATGCCAAAGGATTTATCAAAATCCTTTCTAATTCAGGGAAGATCTATCAACATGTAAATCAGGATTCATGA